GGTTGGCGAAGCGCAGCTTGGAAGGCAGCAATCATCTCCAGGTAAGGCTGCTCAAATGCAAGTTCATATTTTGAGTTTCGCGGATAGATGAGAACGGGCTGCGCCGCACCCGCCACCTTGTGAACTTCGTTGGAGACGGGATCTCGCTCCCAGTCAATAGACCCGTGGAGCTTGTAAAGATGGAATAGGTTCGGCACGAAGTCTTGGCGCTCGCCATCGTTACCGCGTGTGACAATGTCGTAGCTAAAATTAATTGCGTCGAATGTGGACGGGATGGAATAGGAGAACCCATCATTCACAATGAGTCGCGCTTGGCGAGCCGCCTCTTCGAAGCAACGATCGTAGTTTGTGGTGAAGAGCTTAGCCCGCTGCTTGCGATTGGAGCGACGCGCTATTCGGCGCAGGAACTGCTCATGAATGGGAAGTGCATGGTTGGCAACAACGAAGTTGGTTGCGTCAGCGATTTCGCGCTCAGCCAGTGCTACGAAAGCCGCGACCTTAGCTTTGTGCTCAGCGTTGAAAACTGCTTCGGCCATTCGGCATCGGGAGAGTAATGCTTCGATGTTGGTTTCGTCTTGCGGGTAGCCAATGACTTGAATCAACGCATTGAAGTCAAAGCCTAGGGTGTCGGCGACTGCGTTAGTCTTGTCGCGAACTCGCACCCAGAGGTCCCACATTGTGGGTGCCTTGGCGGCGCCAGGCTTCGATGGTTCAACACCGAGAGACGTTCCTAGCCCTGCCAAAATCACTAAATTTTCGCAGTAGAAGAGCTCGGAGATGACGCGCTTTGCTTCTGCGACGGCGGAATCTGGGGGAAAAATGGCGGGCCGCGCATTTCCCACCGCTCCGGCGGGTAGCGCCGGGAGTTCGGCGAGCCAGTTGCCTTGTGTCATGGCGCTCAAAACTTGCATGATGCCCCTGTCCCTTTGGTTGGTCGCCGCCATCCTAGCGCGCTCCGACACACCTCGTTATCTAGCGGCGTGCCCCAGGTGGCCACTTCAAGCTCAAATGCGCCCCCCCCGGCCACTCAGCACGGGGATGTTGTGCCAACACCGGCGGCGTGCGCTTTGCGCAACGAGAGCGAGAGGGGGCTTCTCACTTCAGTTCCACACGTCGCTCAGTGTTCCTCTAGAAGGCGCGCTGCCGGATTATCGGTTGCACTACCCGCCTGAAAGTATCCCATCACGCTGGACACCGCCCGATGCTCGGTCATCGCCATGATCGCCGGCAACGGCACGCCCTGTCGGCTCGCTTCGGTGACGAAACCTGACCGCAAACTATGCCCACCAAAGTCTCCCTGCAGACCCGCGAGTTTCGCGCGCCGCTGCACGATCTCGCCCACCGCGGCCGGGGAGAGGGCAGGTCCAACTCGTTGCTTCCACAGCCGCCGAAAAATCGCCCCCTCGGTAATGCTGGCTGCGGCCAGCCAGGCCTCGAGTGCCTGGGCGGCCCGATCTAAAACCGGTTTGTCGGGTGTCGAGGTCGCGCCCACGCCGGCCTGCTGGGTCTTGCTGTGCTCCAGTCGGTAGATAAAGCCCTGGGGACCGATGCGGCGCAAGTCGCGCAGATTTGCCGCGGCGACCTCGCTGCGACGCCGGCCGCCGCTGGCAAAGCCAAAGCAGAGCAGGGCGCGGTCACGCAGGCCTTCGAGGCTGTCGTCACAGGTGGCCAGCATGGTCTCGAGCTCGGCGAGGGTGATCGCGGTCTTCTTGCGCGGGCGCTCGCCTCGCTTGACCGCGGCGCGGGCGGCGCGGCTGAGCACCGTGCGAATGGCCGGCTGCTCGCACGGATTGGTCACGTGCTTGAGCCGATGCGCCGTGGACAGCACCGCGACCCGATGACGGACCGTCGCCAGCGTCCATGGGCCCAGGTTGGCTTTGAGGCCGGCGGCCACCAAGGCTTGGTCGATGGTCGGCGGCAGCTCCCAGGCCAACTCGCCATCGGCGGATCGGCGGACCACATGATCGACCACGAACTGCAGCACCGTGGCTTCGGACACCGGCAACGTTAGTTCGACGCCGTAGCGCGCCGTGTGCCAGCCGGCCCAGTAGCGCAGGGCACTGGCGTAGCTGCGAGTGGTGTTGGCGGCGGCCGCTTCGGCGAGCAATTCGCGCACGGCGTCGGCGGCCTGCTGCGCCAGCTGGATCGGCAACGCCAGGCTGGCGGCCGGCTGGGCAAGGGGCGAGATCGTGGAAATATCTTTCATAATATGTAATGTATACTACGAAATAGGGCGTCTACCCACGATAATCATCACTTATCGCGAGTAAGAATCCAAGCGGGCAGGGGGCCGATCGAGGAGACCGTTCCATGGCACGAGGCATTACCCAAGACCAGGTCAGCGCTGTCGCTGAGACCATCCTCTATGTCGGCGAGAATCCGACCGTAGAAAAAGTCCGAGCCGCTCTCGGCACCGGCTCGCCGAATACCATCACGCGCATGCTCGAGACGTGGCGCGGTCAACTAGGGGATCGGCTGCGCCAGCTCAGCACTTTGCCGGAGGTGCCTGTCCCGGTGGGGCAGGCGATGGTCGACCTGTGGCGTCTCGCGATCGAACACGCGAAGCATGCCCTGGATGAGCACTTCTCAGAAGAAAACGCCCTGCTGGAGACCGCCCAGGCTCAGCTCGCGCAGGAGCGTGGAAGCTGGGAGCAGCGCCTGCAGGTGGCCGAAACCAGCCTGGCGCAAGCCCGGGCGGCACGCGACCTCGCCGAGCACGCCTGCAACACCCTCGATGGCCAATTGGAAGACAGTCACGCTCTCCGCTCAGATCTGCAGCAACAGCGCGATCGACTGCAAGTCCAGTACGACCAGCAAGCAACGCTGCTCCAATCGCTTCGGTCGCAGCTGGACGAACACCAGGCCGCAATGGAGGCGGAGCGCGAGCGCCGAGACACGCACCTTCGCGCTGTCGAAGATCGTGCCCACCTCGAGGTCGATCGCGCTCGGCAAGAAGCGAAGCAATGGCAGCAACGATGGGAGAGCTCTGAACGAACCAGTCGCGAAGTGCACACCGAAATGCAGAGCCGGATCGAAATGATCAGCGATCGGGCTCGTCACCTGGAACAGGAGCTGGCGAGCAAAATGGGCCAAGTCACCGCCCTCGAAAAGGCACTAGCGGAAGCACGGTTCGCGGCCAAAACTAAACCGCAGCAATCGAAGGCTACGGCCAAGGTGCCCGCCAAGCGCGGTCAGCGACCGAAATCATCGGCTCGATCAGCCACTCTCAAATTACCCTGATCCTTGTCGGTCGCTCATCGAATCATGTCGTAGAGTTCGCTGAGCGAATTTACCGGGCCAATGGTTGGGCAATGCGTGGGAATTACGAACGCGTCGAAACGGCTGCCCGCTCCATCCATCGGGCGATCGCGTAGGGCGGCCTTAAGCGTTGAATTCGAGAAGCCCAGCGAAATGGCAGTCCCGCCGACCAGCGCTTGCAATTCATCGACGTACATACCAAATGCTGCTTCACATTTACAAGATCGCGGCTCCCGCGGGTACAGCCGAAAAACATCGTGGCACGTGGTGCAGTAGATGAGCTTCAAAGGGGTTCTCGCCGATAGTGATGTGGTGCCTATTTAAGCGCGCATCGCTACCCATTTTCATCCACCAAAGATGACTCGATTTCTTCGCATTCCTAGATGACCAGATGGAATCCGGATTCTGTAACCACCACCGTTGATTAACTTCAACCAAGACTCCTGTCGTAGTGGATTGCAAGGTGTGCGCTCAAGCTCCTGCATTGCTCAATTGCATGTCAATGGACAGCCGTGAGGAATGAGACCTTGC
The nucleotide sequence above comes from Dyella telluris. Encoded proteins:
- a CDS encoding SIR2 family protein; protein product: MQVLSAMTQGNWLAELPALPAGAVGNARPAIFPPDSAVAEAKRVISELFYCENLVILAGLGTSLGVEPSKPGAAKAPTMWDLWVRVRDKTNAVADTLGFDFNALIQVIGYPQDETNIEALLSRCRMAEAVFNAEHKAKVAAFVALAEREIADATNFVVANHALPIHEQFLRRIARRSNRKQRAKLFTTNYDRCFEEAARQARLIVNDGFSYSIPSTFDAINFSYDIVTRGNDGERQDFVPNLFHLYKLHGSIDWERDPVSNEVHKVAGAAQPVLIYPRNSKYELAFEQPYLEMIAAFQAALRQPNVGVMVVGFGFNDNHLAEPIMSAIRSNLSLKLVVAGPYLAPHTVGGDPVPRPGEALINAHIRKLAQLAKAGDARLSMINESFNGLLAYVPDIVAQSDMEKHVARMRSLGQVQ
- a CDS encoding site-specific integrase translates to MKDISTISPLAQPAASLALPIQLAQQAADAVRELLAEAAAANTTRSYASALRYWAGWHTARYGVELTLPVSEATVLQFVVDHVVRRSADGELAWELPPTIDQALVAAGLKANLGPWTLATVRHRVAVLSTAHRLKHVTNPCEQPAIRTVLSRAARAAVKRGERPRKKTAITLAELETMLATCDDSLEGLRDRALLCFGFASGGRRRSEVAAANLRDLRRIGPQGFIYRLEHSKTQQAGVGATSTPDKPVLDRAAQALEAWLAAASITEGAIFRRLWKQRVGPALSPAAVGEIVQRRAKLAGLQGDFGGHSLRSGFVTEASRQGVPLPAIMAMTEHRAVSSVMGYFQAGSATDNPAARLLEEH
- a CDS encoding DNA-binding protein, whose amino-acid sequence is MARGITQDQVSAVAETILYVGENPTVEKVRAALGTGSPNTITRMLETWRGQLGDRLRQLSTLPEVPVPVGQAMVDLWRLAIEHAKHALDEHFSEENALLETAQAQLAQERGSWEQRLQVAETSLAQARAARDLAEHACNTLDGQLEDSHALRSDLQQQRDRLQVQYDQQATLLQSLRSQLDEHQAAMEAERERRDTHLRAVEDRAHLEVDRARQEAKQWQQRWESSERTSREVHTEMQSRIEMISDRARHLEQELASKMGQVTALEKALAEARFAAKTKPQQSKATAKVPAKRGQRPKSSARSATLKLP